From the Actinomycetota bacterium genome, one window contains:
- a CDS encoding DUF11 domain-containing protein has translation MTFENTGNVDLTGVVISDQIPEGLTYVEGSASHGGVYDPNTRTITWNIGALPVGSSGTVTFQVTVDSTASGVIKNIAVIRCHEILEPREASVEISVAEVVPAVLPYPEAVPEVLPYPPELPPTGFELLYYLAIAILLIIVGFVLQLVGSRRI, from the coding sequence ATAACTTTTGAGAATACGGGCAATGTTGACCTCACGGGTGTAGTAATATCCGATCAAATTCCAGAGGGTTTGACCTATGTGGAGGGGAGTGCAAGCCATGGTGGCGTCTATGATCCCAATACGCGCACAATTACGTGGAATATTGGTGCGCTGCCCGTTGGTAGCAGTGGAACCGTCACTTTCCAAGTCACCGTCGACAGTACCGCCTCTGGAGTCATTAAAAATATCGCGGTAATTAGATGTCACGAGATTCTAGAACCTAGGGAGGCATCGGTCGAAATATCCGTTGCAGAAGTAGTTCCAGCGGTTCTACCTTATCCAGAAGCTGTACCTGAGGTATTGCCTTATCCACCTGAGCTTCCTCCCACTGGGTTTGAGTTATTATACTATTTAGCAATAGCAATACTCCTGATAATCGTTGGTTTTGTTCTGCAGCTCGTTGGTTCCCGGAGGATATGA